In the genome of Dermatobacter hominis, the window GAACGGCAACAGGAACCACGGTGCGGTCAGGACCACCACGATCAGGTCGAAGCGACCCCACCCCGTCCGGGAGTAGTGCACCCGGTGGCGGGCCTGCACGACGTAGTCGACGAGGAAGACCAGCCAGCTGACGATCCCGATCGTGACGCCCAGCGCGCTGCCCGAAACCGGTTCGATGAGCAGCGGCAGGATCGCCGACGCGATGATCGGGATCTGCATGATCCGCTGGAACCGATGCAGGAACGCGGCGTCCGCATCGGTGCGCGGCGCGCCGCGGCGAGGCGTCGATCCGTCGGGCTCCACCGCCCGATGATGGCCCGTGGCCGCTCCGCTGCCGTGGACCGTGCTGCGGCCGGCGGGCGGTTCAGCCGAGCTGCTCGGACTCGATGCCGAAGTGGTCCTGGTACTCGCGGGTCCGCTCCCGCATCTCGCCCTCGTCGAGTCCGGTCTGCTCCCACGTGTAGCGCCGGAGGCTGTTCTGCGCGTCGCCGGGGTGGGCGTCGAGGAACGCCTTCTGCCGGGCGGCGGCCTCGTCGGTGAGCTCGATGCCAAGCGCGTCGTAGAGGCGCGCGACGGTGCCGAGCAGGTCCTTGCGGAAGTCCTGGTAGAGGACGTCGATCACCTGGCCCTCGGGGAAGATGCCGTCCTTGCGCTGCGCGAGGGCGCGGTCGAGCCCGAAGGTCAGGTCCTCGCCGTACTGCGCGGCGAGCGTGCGGACGTCGAAGGAGTCGGTCGTCATCTCCCGCAGCGAGGCACCGAGCGCGCTGATCGACGCCATCACCTTCAGCGGGTCCCGGTGGTTCTGGATGACGATCGCATCGGGGTACTCGGCGATCAGGTCGGCGAAGTTCCAGAGGTGCGCCGGCGACTTGAGCAACCACCGTTCGGCCATGTGCTCGGACTGCAGGTGCTGGAGGAACCGCCGGTGCCACCGGTACGCGGGCGCCATGTCGGCCTTGTGCAGCAGCCACTCGTTGTAGGCGGGCACCTCGAACTGGAGCGAGAAGATCATCGAGCGGAACTCGCTCGTCCAGATGCGGACGTCCTCCTGGGCGAGCGTGGCGCCGAGCTCGTGGAACTCGGTGAAGCCGGGGATGATCGAGTCGACGAGGTCGAACTGGGCCTGGGCGACGGCGATGCGCGGATCGGTGTCGAAGGTCGCGGTCCGCGGCGCCGGCACCGGTCGCTCGACCTCCCAGCTGAGCGGGGCGCGCATCGCCGGGTCCTGGGCCATGAGGTCGTGGAGGATCGAGGTCCCGGTGCGGGGGAGACCCACGATGATGATCGGGCGGACGATCTCCTGCTCGGCGACGGCGGGGTGGTCGTTGCGCCACTGCACGAGCTGCAGCCGGTTGGAGAGGTCGGCGACGATGCCGTCGGCGGCGACGCCCAGACCGATCTCGTTGAGCTCGGCCGTCTCGTTGAGCGACTCGGCGAAGAGCTCCATGCCCTCGCGCCACGTCGGCTCGCCGAAGTCGTCGAGCCCGGTCTCCTGGATCGCCCGCTCGACGAGCTCGTCCGGCCCCGGGATGGTCCCTGCTGCGGTCATCGTTCCCCCTGTGTGGTGTCTGGCTGACGTGCTCGCCGGCGGGCCGGTCCCGGTCCGATCAGGGCGAGCCCAGCTCGAGCCCCGCGAGCTGGCGTTCCACGAGGGCCGGCAGGTCGCCGCTGCCCTCGGACTCGAGCCACCGGTCGCAGGCGAGGCGAGCGGCGGCCATGGACATGGCCCCGACGAGGCGCGGTCGAGGGTCGTCGTCGGCGAGGTCCTCGCCGAAGCGGGACCGGACCGCCTCGGCGATCGCGATCTCCCAGTCGACGTAGAGGTGCAGCGTCCACGCCAGCATCGCCGCCGAGGACCGGCACAGCAGCGCCTGCTCCAGGTACATCTCGCGCCGCTCCTCGAAGTCGACCGCCAGCGCGCGGTGCGCGGCGCGCACCGCCTCGAGCGGTCCGAGCTCCGGAGGGAGGTCGCGGAGGGTCGCGACCAGCACGAAGATCGCGACGTCCGACAGGCCCGTCGCAATCGCGAGCTCCTTCGACTCGAAGTAGCGGAAGAAGGTCGCCCGTCCGACGCCGGCTCGCTCGACGATCTGCTCGACGGTCGTCTCGACGATGCCCTGGGCGCTGGCCAGCTCCGCGGCGGCGTCCGCGATGCGTCGACGGGTCTCGTCGCGCTTGCGCTCCCGGAGGCCTCGCTGGGCGACCTCGACCGACATCCGTTCCCCCTCGGTCCCACCCGCCGACCGCAGGGGGCCGAACAGAGTGAGACGACGTCTCAGATGGTATTGAGTATCATCCGGCTGCGCAACGGGTCACGGGACAGGACCCGCGCGCCGGACGGGCAGCGGCCCGGCGAGGGGGACGGATGCGAGCACTGCAGGTCACGCGCCACGGCGAGCCCGAGGACGTCCTCGCCGTCGTCGACGTCGAGCCCGAGCGACCCGGTCCGGGCGAGGTCCGGATCCGGGCGGCGGCCGCAGCCCTCAACCACAACGACATCGCCCGGTGCCGAGGGACGCTCGTGTCGGTCGCCAAGGACCCCCCGTTCACGATCGGGATGGACCTCTGCGGGACCGTCGACGCCGTCGGGCCGGGGGCCGAGGAGTGGCTGGGCCGTCGCGTGGTCGCCATCGCCAAGGACGCCCTCGGCGGCATCGCCGAGCAGGTCGTCGCCCCTGCCGCAGGCGTCTTCGACGCTCCCGCGGGGCTCGACGACGTGCAGGCGGCGGCGTTCCTCATCCCGTTCCACACCACGCACCTCGCGCTCTTCCGACGCGGCGGGCTCGCCGACGGCGACACGCTGCTCGTGACCGCCGCGGCGAGCGGGCTGGGCACGGCGGCGGTGCAGCTCGGGTCCGCCGCGGGCGCCCGGGTCATCGCCGCGGTGGGCAGCGCGGACAAGGCCGAGGTGTGCACGCAGCTCGGTGCGGACGACGTGGTCGTCCTCGGCGCCGGCGACGAGGCCGTCGACCTCGCCGACTCCGTGCTGGACCTGACCGCCGACCACGGCGCCGACGTCGTCTGCGACCTCGTCGGCGGCGACCTGGTCGCGCCGTCGTGGCGCTGCACCGCCCGCGAGGGCCGCTACCTCGCCGTGGGCTTCACCGACGACGACCAGAACGGCATGACCGGCCGACCGATCCGCATGGCCAGCATCGGCAACTTCTCCATCGTCGGCGTGCTGGGCGCGTGGGTCGACGACCTCGACCCGGGGATGCGGCGGTTCGGCTTCAACCCGTTCACGCGGGCCGACGGTGACGAGGTCCACGCCGCGCTCTGCCAGCTGGTCGCCGACGGCCGCATCACGCCGCACGTCGGGCGCGTCGTGACGATGGACGAGGCCGGCGCGGCGCTCGCCGACCACCGCGACCGGCGCAGCACCGGGCGCACCATCGTGCAGATCGCCTGAACCCCCGTTCCGTGTGCCGTCGTCGTCGTGGAGCGACGACGACCGCACCGAGAACGGCGTGTGGGGCCGGTCGGGGCCCGGTGTCAGAAGGAGCGGACCTCGTCGTCGGGGATCTGTTCGGCGTCGTGGCCGAACACGAGCTGCGAGCCCGACGCCTCCATCGAGCGGAGCAGGTCGAGGCTGCGGTGCTGCTGCTCGGGATCGAAGCCGAAGAGCGGCAGCCGCCCGGTGTCGAGGCTCTCCCGGAAGTAGCACGCATCGCCGGTGAGCACGACCTCGGCGTCGTCGGTGCGGACGCGCAGCGACTGGTGCCCGGCGGTGTGGCCCGGCGTGGGGATGCAGACGACGGTGCCGTCGCCGAACACGTCGTGGTCGCCGTCGAGCAGTCGCACGTCCTGGCCCGTGTCGAAGTCGTGCGCCAGGTAGCCGGCCGTCGGGTCGCCGCCGTGCGCGGCGTCCCACTCCGCCCGCTGCACCAGCACCGGCACGTCGCCGAGCAGCCCGTTGCCCCCGCAGTGGTCGAAGTGGAGGTGCGAGCAGGCGACCAGGTCGACCCGCGAGGTCAGCTCGGCCGAGCGCTCGTCGACCGACGTGCCGGCGGGCAGCTCGGTCGTGAAGAAGTCGGCGAGCCCGCCGATCCGGGCGTGGACGTCGACGCGCACGTCGGGGTGGAGGCCGGTGTCGAACAGCAGCGTCCCCCGGGCGTGCTCGACGAGGTACGAGACGACCGGGATGCGGGCCGGGCCCTCGCCGCCCTCGATCAGGCCGGCCCGCTCGGTGGTGAGCCAGCCGGTGGTGAACGCCCTGAGCCGTGCGGTCATGCGCGGACGGTAACAGCGCACCGCTGCCGGTCGGTCCCCGTTCGTCAGCGCTTGCCGGACCGCCGCCCGGGCGGTGGCTCGTCGTCGCCGCGCCGGCCCCGGCGGTACCGCTCGCGCAGGAGGGCGATGTAGCCGGAGCCGAACAGGAGGACGAGCACGACGATCAGGAGGAGGATGATCAGCGCCTCCTGGCCCGACGTCATGTCCCCAGCGTGGCACGGCGGCGCCGGAGCGCCGGACCGCACGACCGGGCGAGCGGCGCCGGTCGCCCCCCCCCCCCCCCGGCCGATGAACCCGCCCGGCCCGATCCGTCCGAAGGGTATGGACGACACGATGGCGACCGACCCGGAGCTCGACCGACGGCTGCACGACGTCGTGCAGCGCCACATCGACGAGGACCACATCGGCGCGGCGTCGTGGCGGGTGCAGCGCGGCGACGTCGTCGTCGACGGCTCGGCCGGCGCCCTGCACGGCGGCGCGCCCGCCCGGCTCGACACGATCTACCGGATCACCTCCATGTCGAAGCCGATCACGGCCGCGGCGGCGCTCACCTTCGTCGGGCGCGGCGAGGCCGACCTCGACGAACCGGTGGATCGCCACCTCCCGGAGCTGTCCGACATGCAGGTGCTGCGCCGGCCCGACGGACCGGTCGACGACACCGAGCCGGCGGAGCGTCCGATCACCCTGCGCGACCTGATGGCGTTCACGCTGGGCTGGGGCATGGACTTCAGCGCCGACGGGTCGACGCCGTGGGACGAGGCCGCCGAGGCGCTCGGCGTCGCGTTCCGGGGACCGGAGCCCGACGCGTGGCCCCCGCCCGACGAGTGGATCGCCGCCATGGGATCGCTGCCGCTGCTGCGCCAGCCGGGCCGAGCCTGGGGCTACCACCACGGATCCGACGTGCTCGGCGTGTGGCTCGAGCGCGCCGGCGGCGCGCCGCTCCAGCACGTGTTGTCCGACCGGGTCCTCCGACCGCTGGGCATGGTCGACACCGGCTTCCACGTGCCGGCCGGGTCCCTCGAGCGCTTCGGCGCCTGCACGATGCCCGACGAGACGGGGGCGATCGTCGTCCACGACGACGTGGACGGCGCGTGGTCGTCGCCGCCGCGCTTCCCCTCGGGCGGGGCCGGGCTCGTCTCGACGATCGGCGACTACACGGCGTTCGCCCAGATGCTCCTCCGCGGCGGCACGGCGCCCGACGGCTCGGTGGTCGTGCCCGAGCCGCTCGTGGCCGAGATGGGTCGGGACCAGCTCACCGACGCCCAGCGGTCCGCGAGCGCGGACCTCATCGAGGGGACGGGCTGGGGCCTCGGTTGCGGCGTGTGCCTGGTCGACACACCGGTCGGCCCGGCGGGCAGCACGTTCTGGGACGGCGGGTTCGGCTCGATCTGGACGAACGACCGGGCGGGCGGCACCTCGCTCGTGCTCCTCACCGACCGCATCTGGAGCTCGCCCGACCTGCAGCGCTACGCCGTCGACGCCCGGGCGACCGTGTTCCAAGGCCGCACCGGCTGAGGATCCCCCGACCGGCTCGTCACCACGTCGAGGGGCGACGCTTCCGGGCCCGGTCCCACACCGGGTGCCAGTCCTGCGTGCGGGCCGGATCGAGGCGAGCCGCCATGTGGAGCTCCCCGGCCCGGAAGGCGGTCGGGGCGTCGAGGCCCGATCCCTCGACCGTCACGTAACGCTCGATCCAGCGCTGGAGCGCGACGGCGTCCTGGCGCGAGCCGAGCAGGTCCTGCAGGTCCTCGAGCCGCGAGGCGGCGCGCCGGGCGTCGTGGCCGAGGACCGGAGCGGACAGCTCGGCCAGGTAGCGGGCGCGCTTGGCGGCCTTGCGCACCTCGTGCACCGCCTCGTCGGCAGCGGCGGTGCCGCCCGGCGCCTCGCCCGCCTCGGTGGCGGCGTCGCGCAGCCGGCGCCACGCCCAGCGGTTGCGGTCCTGCAGGGCGTCCCTGGCCCGCACCGACGTGTCGACCCCCTCCCGCACCGGCAGGTCGGACGCCGCGTCGAGCAGCTCCTCGACCAGCGCCCGGTAGCGGTCGCCGCCCATGGCGCTGGCCAGCCGGCGGCCGTGGAGCGCGAGCTGCTGGTCCAACCGGGCCACGAACGGGTGCGTCCGGCCCCACGGCCGCAGCCGCTGCCGGAGCAC includes:
- a CDS encoding acyl-CoA-like ligand-binding transcription factor, with translation MSVEVAQRGLRERKRDETRRRIADAAAELASAQGIVETTVEQIVERAGVGRATFFRYFESKELAIATGLSDVAIFVLVATLRDLPPELGPLEAVRAAHRALAVDFEERREMYLEQALLCRSSAAMLAWTLHLYVDWEIAIAEAVRSRFGEDLADDDPRPRLVGAMSMAAARLACDRWLESEGSGDLPALVERQLAGLELGSP
- a CDS encoding serine hydrolase domain-containing protein, which translates into the protein MATDPELDRRLHDVVQRHIDEDHIGAASWRVQRGDVVVDGSAGALHGGAPARLDTIYRITSMSKPITAAAALTFVGRGEADLDEPVDRHLPELSDMQVLRRPDGPVDDTEPAERPITLRDLMAFTLGWGMDFSADGSTPWDEAAEALGVAFRGPEPDAWPPPDEWIAAMGSLPLLRQPGRAWGYHHGSDVLGVWLERAGGAPLQHVLSDRVLRPLGMVDTGFHVPAGSLERFGACTMPDETGAIVVHDDVDGAWSSPPRFPSGGAGLVSTIGDYTAFAQMLLRGGTAPDGSVVVPEPLVAEMGRDQLTDAQRSASADLIEGTGWGLGCGVCLVDTPVGPAGSTFWDGGFGSIWTNDRAGGTSLVLLTDRIWSSPDLQRYAVDARATVFQGRTG
- a CDS encoding N-acyl homoserine lactonase family protein is translated as MTARLRAFTTGWLTTERAGLIEGGEGPARIPVVSYLVEHARGTLLFDTGLHPDVRVDVHARIGGLADFFTTELPAGTSVDERSAELTSRVDLVACSHLHFDHCGGNGLLGDVPVLVQRAEWDAAHGGDPTAGYLAHDFDTGQDVRLLDGDHDVFGDGTVVCIPTPGHTAGHQSLRVRTDDAEVVLTGDACYFRESLDTGRLPLFGFDPEQQHRSLDLLRSMEASGSQLVFGHDAEQIPDDEVRSF
- a CDS encoding NADPH:quinone oxidoreductase family protein, whose protein sequence is MRALQVTRHGEPEDVLAVVDVEPERPGPGEVRIRAAAAALNHNDIARCRGTLVSVAKDPPFTIGMDLCGTVDAVGPGAEEWLGRRVVAIAKDALGGIAEQVVAPAAGVFDAPAGLDDVQAAAFLIPFHTTHLALFRRGGLADGDTLLVTAAASGLGTAAVQLGSAAGARVIAAVGSADKAEVCTQLGADDVVVLGAGDEAVDLADSVLDLTADHGADVVCDLVGGDLVAPSWRCTAREGRYLAVGFTDDDQNGMTGRPIRMASIGNFSIVGVLGAWVDDLDPGMRRFGFNPFTRADGDEVHAALCQLVADGRITPHVGRVVTMDEAGAALADHRDRRSTGRTIVQIA
- a CDS encoding sulfotransferase family protein, which gives rise to MTAAGTIPGPDELVERAIQETGLDDFGEPTWREGMELFAESLNETAELNEIGLGVAADGIVADLSNRLQLVQWRNDHPAVAEQEIVRPIIIVGLPRTGTSILHDLMAQDPAMRAPLSWEVERPVPAPRTATFDTDPRIAVAQAQFDLVDSIIPGFTEFHELGATLAQEDVRIWTSEFRSMIFSLQFEVPAYNEWLLHKADMAPAYRWHRRFLQHLQSEHMAERWLLKSPAHLWNFADLIAEYPDAIVIQNHRDPLKVMASISALGASLREMTTDSFDVRTLAAQYGEDLTFGLDRALAQRKDGIFPEGQVIDVLYQDFRKDLLGTVARLYDALGIELTDEAAARQKAFLDAHPGDAQNSLRRYTWEQTGLDEGEMRERTREYQDHFGIESEQLG